From a region of the Campylobacter showae CSUNSWCD genome:
- the nrdD gene encoding anaerobic ribonucleoside-triphosphate reductase: protein MTNSEILESLQEKRTKCTIWSRVMGYHRPVEGFNIGKKGEHKERIFFEENFNASEKSVKNLKNN, encoded by the coding sequence ATGACAAATAGCGAGATATTAGAGAGCTTGCAAGAAAAGCGCACGAAATGCACCATATGGAGCCGAGTAATGGGCTACCACCGCCCCGTCGAGGGCTTTAACATAGGCAAAAAAGGCGAGCATAAGGAGAGAATATTTTTTGAGGAAAATTTTAACGCGTCAGAGAAAAGCGTTAAAAATTTGAAAAATAATTAA